A portion of the Algisphaera agarilytica genome contains these proteins:
- a CDS encoding efflux RND transporter permease subunit, with translation MISRFFIDRPVFAAVVAIIMMIVGGVSVLVLPIEQYPEIAPPVVQVTASYPGADAQTVVDTVTAPLEQQINGVEGMIYMSSTSTSEGTCTINVTFELGTDPDLASVYTQNRVAIAEPRLPEEVTRQGVQTKKRSTSLLQVVSVYAETDENGNPINPSYDELFLSNYVEIYVKDRLARVPGVGEVFVFGGKPFAMRIWLDPEKLAARDLTTVDLLDALRSQNVQVSGGKIGQEPASTQDGFQYTVTTLGRLQSVEQFEEIIVKVGEDQRTVRVKDVARVELSSQDYAWSAEVNGRPAATLGVYQLPGSNAVAVAEGINAAMAELERDFPPGLKQKVTFDFTTFVTASIEEVVTTLFITIFLVFLITYLFMQNLRATLVPAVTIPVSLLATFGVLLIFGFSLNMLTLFGLILAVGIVVDDAIVVVENTSRNIDEKGLDPKEAARQAMDEVSGALIATTLVVLAVFIPTALLGGLTGVLYRQFAITIAVATSFSTINALTLSPALCGLLLRPQKQVRFPLFVLFNKTLNGTRTGYLWLVQKGVRLALIVLIVFGGFVALTGGLYKKTPTGFVPSDDLGYFFVNVQLPDAAKLARTREVVNQVDEILFSTEGVVDIISVNGYSILSGTQASNNGFSIAILEGWDDRPHVDEILAQVAPRLAQIPEGVVFPFTPPPIQGLGASGGFEYQLQDRSDAGVGALQDVADAMVAAGTQDPTLTQMFSSFRARVPQLFVDIDRVKAQKLGVPLGVVFDTMATNLGGAYVNDFNYFGRVFRVYAQAEADFRRSAEDITLLKVRNQNGDTLPLDSVARVEDSLGAAAIVRFNQYPAATITGSATSGVSSGQAIESMRRLSDEVLPPGFSYAWSGQTYQELEAGSQASVAFAMAFIIVFLVLAAQYESWTTPISILFTVPLGVFGALVGVNALGLDNNIYTQVGFVLLISLVAKNAILIVEFARDLRMNQARSIADAAIEAAKLRFRPILMTAFSFVFGTAPLVIATGAGASSRRSLGTAVFFGMLLATIVGVIFVPVFFYIIQTMAEKVKPPKKAADASPPQPSGDTGAPNPA, from the coding sequence ATGATTTCTCGCTTCTTTATTGACCGCCCGGTCTTCGCGGCCGTCGTCGCGATCATCATGATGATCGTCGGCGGGGTGAGCGTGTTGGTGCTGCCGATCGAGCAGTACCCCGAGATCGCGCCGCCGGTCGTGCAGGTCACCGCGAGCTACCCCGGGGCCGACGCCCAGACCGTGGTCGACACGGTCACCGCGCCGCTCGAACAGCAGATCAACGGCGTCGAGGGCATGATCTATATGAGCTCGACCTCGACCTCCGAGGGCACGTGCACGATCAACGTCACGTTCGAGCTGGGGACCGACCCCGACCTCGCGTCGGTCTACACGCAGAACCGCGTCGCGATCGCCGAGCCGCGCCTGCCCGAGGAAGTCACCCGGCAGGGCGTGCAGACCAAGAAGCGTTCGACCAGCTTGCTGCAGGTCGTTTCGGTTTACGCCGAGACGGACGAGAACGGCAACCCGATCAACCCGTCGTACGACGAGCTGTTCCTGTCGAACTACGTCGAGATCTACGTCAAGGACCGCCTCGCCCGGGTGCCGGGCGTCGGCGAGGTGTTTGTGTTCGGCGGCAAGCCGTTCGCGATGCGGATTTGGCTCGACCCCGAGAAGCTCGCCGCCCGCGACCTGACTACCGTCGACCTGCTCGACGCGCTGCGCTCGCAGAACGTGCAGGTCTCCGGCGGCAAGATCGGCCAAGAGCCCGCGTCCACGCAGGACGGCTTCCAGTACACCGTCACCACGCTCGGCCGTCTGCAGAGCGTCGAGCAGTTCGAAGAGATCATCGTCAAGGTCGGCGAGGACCAACGCACCGTCCGCGTGAAAGACGTCGCCCGCGTCGAGTTGTCCTCGCAGGACTACGCCTGGTCGGCCGAGGTCAACGGCCGTCCCGCCGCGACGCTGGGCGTGTACCAGCTGCCCGGTTCCAACGCGGTCGCCGTGGCCGAAGGCATCAACGCCGCGATGGCCGAGCTCGAGCGCGACTTCCCGCCCGGCCTGAAGCAGAAGGTCACCTTCGACTTCACCACTTTCGTCACCGCCTCGATCGAAGAAGTCGTCACGACGCTATTCATCACGATCTTCCTCGTGTTCCTGATCACCTACCTGTTCATGCAGAACCTGCGGGCGACGCTCGTGCCCGCGGTCACCATTCCCGTGTCGCTGCTGGCGACCTTCGGCGTACTGCTGATCTTCGGCTTCTCGCTGAACATGCTCACGCTGTTCGGCCTGATCCTCGCGGTGGGTATCGTGGTCGACGACGCCATCGTTGTGGTCGAGAACACCTCTCGAAACATCGACGAGAAAGGCCTGGACCCCAAGGAAGCCGCGCGCCAAGCAATGGACGAGGTCAGCGGCGCGCTGATCGCCACCACGCTCGTCGTCCTCGCGGTGTTCATCCCCACGGCACTCCTCGGCGGGCTCACGGGCGTGTTGTACCGCCAGTTTGCGATCACCATCGCCGTGGCCACCAGCTTCTCGACCATCAACGCCCTGACCCTCAGCCCGGCGCTCTGCGGCTTGCTGCTCCGCCCGCAAAAGCAGGTCCGTTTCCCGCTGTTCGTGCTGTTCAACAAGACGCTCAACGGCACGCGGACCGGCTACCTCTGGCTGGTGCAGAAGGGTGTCCGCCTCGCGCTCATCGTGCTGATCGTCTTTGGCGGGTTCGTCGCGCTGACCGGCGGGCTTTACAAGAAGACGCCCACCGGCTTCGTGCCGTCCGACGACCTAGGCTACTTCTTCGTCAACGTGCAGCTTCCCGACGCCGCGAAACTCGCCCGGACCCGCGAGGTGGTGAATCAGGTCGACGAGATCCTGTTCAGCACCGAGGGTGTGGTCGACATCATCAGCGTCAACGGCTACTCGATCCTCAGCGGAACCCAGGCCAGCAACAACGGCTTCTCGATCGCGATCCTCGAGGGCTGGGACGACCGCCCGCACGTGGACGAGATCCTCGCGCAGGTTGCCCCCCGACTGGCGCAGATCCCCGAGGGCGTGGTCTTCCCGTTCACCCCGCCGCCCATCCAGGGCCTGGGCGCTTCGGGCGGTTTTGAGTACCAGCTCCAGGATCGCAGCGACGCGGGGGTCGGGGCGTTGCAGGACGTGGCCGACGCGATGGTCGCCGCGGGCACGCAGGACCCCACGCTCACGCAGATGTTCAGCAGCTTCCGGGCCCGTGTCCCGCAGCTGTTCGTGGACATCGACCGGGTGAAAGCGCAGAAGCTCGGCGTGCCGCTCGGCGTGGTGTTCGACACCATGGCGACCAACCTCGGCGGGGCGTACGTGAACGACTTCAACTACTTCGGCCGGGTCTTCCGGGTCTACGCCCAGGCCGAGGCGGACTTCCGCCGGTCGGCCGAGGACATCACGCTGCTGAAGGTCCGCAACCAGAACGGCGACACACTGCCGCTGGACTCGGTCGCGCGGGTGGAAGACTCGCTCGGCGCCGCGGCGATCGTCCGGTTCAACCAATACCCCGCCGCAACCATCACCGGCTCGGCGACGTCGGGCGTGTCGTCGGGCCAGGCGATCGAGTCGATGCGCCGGTTGTCGGACGAGGTCCTGCCCCCGGGTTTCAGCTACGCGTGGTCGGGCCAGACGTATCAGGAGCTCGAGGCGGGCAGCCAGGCGTCGGTCGCGTTCGCCATGGCGTTCATCATCGTGTTCCTTGTGCTTGCCGCGCAGTACGAGAGTTGGACCACGCCGATCTCGATCCTGTTCACCGTGCCGCTGGGCGTCTTCGGTGCGCTGGTCGGCGTCAACGCGCTGGGCCTGGACAACAACATCTACACGCAGGTGGGTTTCGTGTTGTTGATCTCCCTGGTGGCGAAGAACGCGATCCTGATCGTGGAGTTTGCGCGCGACCTGCGGATGAACCAGGCCCGATCGATCGCGGACGCGGCGATCGAAGCCGCCAAGCTCCGCTTCCGGCCGATCCTCATGACGGCGTTCTCGTTTGTCTTCGGCACGGCGCCGCTGGTCATCGCCACCGGCGCGGGTGCGTCGAGTCGGCGCTCGCTGGGTACCGCGGTGTTCTTCGGGATGTTGTTGGCGACGATCGTCGGGGTGATCTTTGTCCCGGTGTTCTTCTACATCATCCAGACCATGGCCGAGAAGGTGAAGCCGCCAAAGAAAGCCGCGGACGCCTCTCCGCCGCAGCCTTCGGGCGACACCGGCGCCCCGAACCCCGCGTAA
- a CDS encoding efflux RND transporter periplasmic adaptor subunit — MTFWAMAAAALTVTGCGGPSEQPTPPPPAVEVATPERRDVTSYYHYTGNLESIASVEVRARVSGVLEEKHFEVSSPVDQGAKLFTIETAPYDVAIQAAEAAVQSAEAAVELATIERDQVQEAFDRNAANERELQKYITALKTAEAEKLSAEASLDDARLQRNYADVVAPISGRVSRELVDVGNLVGMGEPTLLTTVVQMDPIHVYVDVSERIVQEYLNRERNGSINADDAPPPPPIEIARSSDDPGSYPFHGMIDYVDNVVDESTGTLRVRGSIPNADGRLFPGLFVRARVPYDTIENAVLVREDALGASLTGKYVLVVDEKNIVQQRPVTLGEKTDDGYIVVTEGLDGSETYVTVGIQKARPGSPVTIREKSQDDGAPRLRPQSSSEKPAAPAEGEAQ; from the coding sequence ATGACTTTCTGGGCCATGGCCGCGGCGGCGTTGACCGTCACCGGTTGTGGCGGACCTTCGGAGCAGCCTACGCCCCCGCCGCCCGCGGTCGAGGTGGCGACGCCCGAACGGCGTGATGTCACGTCGTACTACCACTACACCGGCAACCTCGAGTCGATCGCGAGTGTCGAGGTGCGGGCCCGCGTGTCGGGGGTTCTCGAAGAGAAACACTTCGAGGTCAGTTCTCCGGTCGATCAGGGCGCGAAGCTGTTTACGATCGAGACGGCGCCGTACGACGTGGCGATCCAGGCCGCCGAGGCCGCGGTGCAGTCGGCCGAGGCCGCGGTCGAGCTGGCGACGATCGAGCGTGACCAGGTTCAGGAAGCGTTTGACCGCAACGCCGCGAACGAGCGAGAGCTCCAGAAGTACATCACCGCGCTGAAGACCGCCGAGGCCGAGAAGCTCTCGGCCGAGGCGTCGCTGGACGACGCGAGGCTGCAACGTAACTACGCGGACGTGGTCGCGCCGATCTCCGGCCGGGTCAGCCGAGAGCTGGTGGATGTGGGCAACCTCGTGGGTATGGGCGAGCCGACGCTGCTCACCACAGTGGTGCAGATGGACCCGATCCACGTTTACGTGGATGTCAGCGAACGCATCGTGCAGGAATACCTCAACCGGGAGCGCAACGGAAGCATTAACGCCGACGACGCGCCGCCGCCGCCGCCGATCGAGATCGCCCGCTCCAGTGACGATCCGGGGTCCTACCCGTTCCACGGCATGATCGACTACGTGGATAACGTCGTGGACGAAAGCACCGGCACGCTCCGTGTCCGCGGCAGCATCCCGAACGCTGACGGCCGGCTGTTCCCCGGGCTGTTCGTCCGGGCGCGGGTGCCCTACGACACGATCGAAAACGCGGTGCTCGTCCGCGAGGACGCGCTGGGTGCGAGCCTCACCGGCAAGTACGTGCTGGTGGTGGATGAGAAAAACATCGTGCAGCAGCGCCCCGTGACGCTCGGCGAGAAGACCGACGACGGCTACATCGTGGTCACCGAGGGCCTGGATGGCAGCGAGACCTACGTGACCGTCGGCATCCAGAAGGCCCGTCCCGGTTCGCCGGTGACGATCCGCGAGAAGTCGCAGGACGACGGGGCTCCACGGCTCAGGCCCCAGTCGTCCAGCGAGAAGCCCGCCGCGCCCGCCGAGGGGGAGGCCCAGTAG
- a CDS encoding 6-pyruvoyl trahydropterin synthase family protein yields the protein MYEATIEKTFSAAHALRLPDGTLEPLHGHDWLIKVTVASEGLDEIDTVMDFHKLQDLVEQRIAPWRNQNLNAVAPFANKNGELTVNPSAERVAEQIAWTISGQIPDQVWLKEVSVGEAVGCTARYRP from the coding sequence ATGTACGAAGCCACCATCGAGAAGACCTTCAGCGCCGCCCATGCTTTGCGTTTGCCCGACGGCACGCTCGAGCCTTTGCACGGCCACGACTGGTTGATCAAGGTCACCGTGGCGAGCGAGGGGCTCGACGAGATCGACACGGTCATGGACTTCCACAAGCTGCAGGACCTGGTCGAGCAGCGCATCGCGCCGTGGCGGAACCAGAACCTCAACGCGGTCGCGCCGTTTGCGAACAAGAACGGCGAGCTGACGGTGAACCCCAGTGCCGAGCGGGTCGCGGAGCAGATCGCGTGGACCATCTCGGGCCAGATCCCGGATCAGGTGTGGCTGAAGGAAGTGTCGGTGGGCGAGGCGGTGGGGTGCACGGCCCGATATCGGCCGTGA
- a CDS encoding type II secretion system protein → MNKTLRRIHSHAFTLIELLVVISVIALLIAILLPALSASRQAARLVQDLTQLQQIKVGNATYTNDYDGYYPVVYRLPGQPGNEFNISIEEQLASYTSGFTYTSDQAWNTQYMRRGADNIPDMSIWESPVDTLANRFEPNTYNRSYSINQAERPSDNPFQKRTRNGVSVTIFVQDDSLTPVAGDEGFSRRVDDVQASSTSIDYTPNFTELNFCGWANGAEMNSFELFGNARSFIIQGPWAANPSRFYGYGGPASEPGQDPRSLNVNFAFADGHASSEQAASLLNPNEAPNTVFSDGEGLMNAEKR, encoded by the coding sequence ATGAATAAAACGCTCCGCCGCATACATTCTCACGCTTTTACCTTGATTGAGTTGTTAGTTGTTATAAGTGTCATTGCTTTACTGATTGCCATTCTCTTACCCGCACTGTCGGCATCGCGCCAAGCGGCCCGCCTGGTTCAGGATTTGACTCAGCTCCAGCAGATCAAGGTGGGAAACGCCACATACACGAATGATTACGACGGCTATTACCCCGTGGTTTACCGGCTCCCCGGGCAGCCCGGCAACGAGTTCAACATCAGTATTGAGGAGCAGCTGGCTTCCTACACGTCGGGCTTCACGTACACCAGCGATCAGGCGTGGAACACGCAGTACATGCGGCGGGGAGCAGACAATATCCCGGACATGTCGATCTGGGAATCGCCGGTGGATACGCTTGCGAACCGTTTTGAGCCCAACACCTACAACCGCAGCTACTCGATCAATCAAGCGGAAAGGCCTTCCGACAACCCGTTCCAGAAGCGTACGCGTAATGGCGTCTCGGTGACGATATTTGTTCAGGACGACAGCCTCACCCCGGTGGCGGGCGATGAGGGGTTCTCGCGTCGCGTCGATGATGTTCAGGCGAGTTCGACGTCGATCGACTACACGCCAAACTTCACGGAATTGAATTTCTGTGGTTGGGCCAACGGCGCAGAGATGAATAGCTTCGAGCTGTTTGGTAACGCCCGGAGCTTTATTATCCAGGGCCCCTGGGCGGCCAATCCGAGTCGGTTCTATGGCTACGGCGGGCCGGCGTCTGAACCCGGGCAGGACCCGCGCAGCCTCAACGTCAATTTTGCCTTTGCTGATGGGCACGCGTCTTCAGAACAGGCGGCTTCTCTACTCAATCCCAACGAGGCCCCCAATACGGTCTTTAGCGATGGCGAAGGGCTTATGAATGCCGAGAAACGTTAG
- a CDS encoding polyphenol oxidase family protein → MFELVQLGSGQRVWKSSLFDGLGVRHLFTTNDWDVKSPDEVADVIGAACWLGDAPPRIIMAKQVHGNTVSSPNARAAEADAHFTQDPSEVVVVRTADCVPVLISSADGKLVAAVHAGWRGLDPTVNVIGRTLAALAEAAPGLFEATSCVAAIGPCISAERYEVGEEVAALFRDATPHAVRDDLGVKPHLDTRAVAVAQLRESGLAAEHIDVFPGCTFDDPALHSYRRHGKGVGHLAAMISPRPSA, encoded by the coding sequence ATGTTTGAACTGGTCCAACTCGGCTCGGGGCAGCGTGTCTGGAAGTCGTCACTCTTCGACGGCCTGGGCGTGCGGCACCTGTTCACCACCAACGACTGGGACGTGAAGTCGCCCGACGAGGTCGCGGACGTGATCGGGGCGGCGTGTTGGCTAGGGGACGCCCCACCGCGCATCATCATGGCCAAGCAGGTGCACGGCAACACGGTCAGTTCGCCGAACGCGCGGGCGGCCGAGGCCGACGCACACTTCACCCAAGACCCCAGCGAAGTCGTCGTCGTCCGCACCGCCGACTGTGTGCCGGTGTTGATCAGCTCGGCCGACGGCAAGCTCGTCGCGGCGGTGCACGCGGGTTGGCGAGGCTTGGACCCGACCGTGAACGTCATCGGCCGAACCCTCGCCGCGCTCGCCGAAGCGGCGCCGGGTTTGTTTGAGGCGACGAGTTGTGTCGCGGCGATCGGGCCGTGCATCTCGGCCGAACGCTACGAGGTCGGCGAAGAGGTCGCGGCGCTCTTCCGTGACGCCACGCCCCACGCGGTCCGCGACGATCTGGGCGTCAAGCCCCACCTCGATACCCGGGCGGTCGCGGTGGCCCAACTGCGCGAGTCGGGGCTGGCCGCGGAACACATCGATGTCTTCCCCGGCTGCACGTTCGACGACCCCGCCCTGCACAGCTACCGCCGGCACGGCAAGGGCGTCGGGCACCTCGCGGCCATGATTTCCCCGCGGCCTTCGGCCTGA
- a CDS encoding ABC transporter ATP-binding protein → MTPIIIRQLRKEFGKTVAVDNINLDIGSGELFFLLGPSGCGKTTLLRMIAGFTDPTSGEIRFGDDNVTHLPPNKRNTGMVFQGYALWPHMTVRQNVAFGLEVRKVSKAEMDKRVDEALESVQLTVQAERKINQLSGGQQQRVALARALVIKPTVLLLDEPLSNLDAKLRLEMRQSIRNICKASGITGVYVTHDQKEALSMADGVAVLNAGNVMQVGPPRQLYERPANRFVADFLGETNFVTAEVKGREPNPAGGEFVVLDTPMGLLRSGVFPEELPNAGNVTVSIRPETVSLSSDAADGSNGQNFNGTNHFSAARADSVYLGEMAQYQLQISDELSLKAFELNPRLVEAAGATLSATLDPEDVVILKD, encoded by the coding sequence ATGACCCCAATCATTATCCGCCAGTTACGCAAAGAGTTCGGCAAGACCGTCGCGGTCGACAACATCAACCTCGACATCGGATCGGGCGAGCTGTTCTTCTTGTTGGGGCCCTCGGGCTGCGGCAAGACGACGCTGCTGCGGATGATCGCGGGCTTCACCGACCCGACCTCCGGCGAGATCCGCTTCGGCGACGACAACGTCACCCACCTGCCCCCCAACAAACGCAACACCGGCATGGTCTTCCAGGGCTATGCGCTCTGGCCGCACATGACCGTTCGCCAGAACGTGGCGTTCGGCCTGGAGGTCCGCAAGGTGTCCAAAGCCGAGATGGACAAGCGTGTCGACGAGGCACTCGAATCGGTGCAGCTCACCGTGCAGGCCGAACGCAAAATCAATCAGCTCTCGGGCGGACAGCAGCAACGCGTCGCGCTGGCGCGGGCGCTGGTGATCAAGCCGACGGTGCTGCTGCTCGACGAGCCGTTGTCCAACCTCGATGCGAAGCTGCGTCTGGAGATGCGTCAGTCGATCCGCAACATCTGCAAGGCCTCGGGCATCACCGGGGTGTACGTGACGCACGACCAGAAGGAAGCGTTGTCCATGGCCGATGGCGTCGCGGTGCTCAACGCGGGCAACGTGATGCAGGTCGGCCCGCCGCGTCAGCTCTACGAGCGTCCCGCCAACCGCTTCGTCGCCGACTTCCTGGGCGAGACCAACTTCGTCACCGCCGAGGTCAAGGGCCGGGAGCCCAACCCCGCGGGCGGCGAGTTCGTGGTGCTGGACACGCCGATGGGCCTGCTGCGTTCGGGCGTCTTCCCCGAGGAGCTGCCCAACGCGGGCAACGTGACCGTGTCGATCCGCCCCGAGACCGTCTCGCTCAGCTCGGACGCCGCCGACGGCTCGAACGGCCAGAACTTCAACGGCACCAACCACTTCTCCGCCGCCCGGGCCGACTCGGTCTACCTCGGCGAGATGGCCCAGTATCAGCTACAGATCAGCGACGAGCTGAGCCTCAAGGCGTTTGAGCTCAACCCCCGCCTGGTCGAGGCCGCGGGCGCGACCCTCTCCGCCACGCTGGACCCCGAGGACGTGGTGATCCTGAAGGATTGA